In Treponema rectale, a single genomic region encodes these proteins:
- the der gene encoding ribosome biogenesis GTPase Der, with translation MKKKRKPDFSKPKPVKAETVSETIVEVEEKREAVLDVESKRKQNVQKFYPDKVYFNLPLIVIAGRPNVGKSTLFNALTHTKRAITDPTPGVTRDPVEGTCFIAGKPVHLMDTGGYKLTRDVTSRESEMDDLVVEKTVQMLAKADRILLLLDATEVTAEDEELILRLRPYWGKLIAAVNKTEGGKNTNLAYNYAKFGFKDLIFISARHGDNLPELEEHMVSGIDFSAVTEGSEEERPIRIAILGKPNTGKSTLSNALTHTEASIVSDYAGTTRDVVEGNFRYNGRDIQILDTAGIRRKAKVKENVEYYSVNRAIKTLDECDIAFIMIDAQLGLAEQDKKITSLAFEKGRGVIFVLNKWDLMEDQSNKAVRATQDWIQTMFGQMNWAPIIPLSAKNKDGIKNLMNTVLTLYEQLTRKVDTAALNMALQDWLFKYPPPATKAIHFKIRYMTQTSINPVNFLIFATRPDNVPQSYVTYLKNRIREDLGFDQIPVQIEMKASRQKWQDRENNNN, from the coding sequence ATGAAAAAAAAACGCAAGCCTGATTTTTCAAAACCGAAGCCGGTAAAGGCTGAAACAGTTTCAGAAACAATTGTAGAAGTTGAAGAAAAAAGAGAAGCTGTTCTGGATGTAGAAAGTAAACGCAAGCAGAATGTTCAGAAGTTTTATCCGGATAAGGTTTATTTTAATCTTCCGCTTATTGTTATTGCGGGAAGGCCGAATGTCGGTAAATCTACTTTGTTTAATGCACTGACTCATACAAAAAGGGCAATTACAGATCCTACTCCAGGTGTAACGAGAGATCCTGTTGAGGGAACCTGTTTTATAGCAGGTAAACCGGTTCATCTTATGGATACCGGCGGTTATAAACTTACCCGTGATGTTACAAGCCGCGAAAGTGAAATGGATGATCTGGTTGTAGAAAAAACTGTACAGATGCTTGCAAAGGCTGACCGTATACTTCTTCTTCTTGATGCAACAGAAGTTACTGCGGAAGATGAGGAACTTATTTTACGCCTCAGACCTTACTGGGGAAAACTGATTGCTGCCGTTAACAAAACGGAAGGCGGTAAAAATACAAATCTTGCATATAATTATGCGAAGTTCGGTTTTAAGGATTTGATTTTTATTTCTGCCCGTCATGGAGATAATCTTCCTGAACTTGAGGAACATATGGTTTCAGGAATTGATTTTTCTGCTGTTACAGAAGGCAGTGAGGAAGAACGGCCTATCCGTATTGCAATTCTCGGAAAACCAAATACCGGTAAATCAACTTTAAGTAATGCTTTAACTCATACAGAAGCTTCAATCGTAAGTGATTATGCCGGAACAACCCGCGATGTTGTTGAAGGAAACTTCCGCTACAATGGAAGGGATATTCAGATTCTTGATACGGCAGGAATACGAAGAAAGGCAAAAGTAAAAGAGAATGTTGAGTATTATTCTGTTAACCGTGCCATAAAAACTCTTGATGAATGTGATATTGCTTTCATCATGATTGATGCGCAGCTTGGTCTTGCAGAGCAGGATAAAAAAATTACATCTCTTGCATTCGAAAAAGGCCGCGGGGTAATTTTTGTTCTCAATAAGTGGGATCTTATGGAGGATCAGAGTAATAAGGCTGTCCGGGCAACACAGGACTGGATTCAAACTATGTTCGGTCAGATGAACTGGGCTCCGATAATTCCTTTAAGTGCAAAGAATAAAGACGGAATAAAAAATCTTATGAATACTGTCCTTACTCTTTATGAACAGCTTACCCGTAAAGTGGATACGGCAGCTCTTAATATGGCTCTTCAGGACTGGCTGTTTAAGTATCCGCCGCCTGCAACAAAGGCAATTCATTTTAAAATTCGTTATATGACTCAGACCAGTATTAATCCGGTAAATTTTCTGATTTTTGCAACACGCCCGGATAATGTTCCTCAGAGTTATGTTACATATCTGAAAAACAGAATTCGCGAAGACCTTGGTTTTGATCAGATTCCGGTTCAGATAGAAATGAAAGCAAGCCGTCAGAAATGGCAGGACAGGGAAAACAACAATAATTAA
- a CDS encoding MerR family transcriptional regulator, translated as MAQFTIGQIEKLTGVKAHVLRYWEEVVPAIAPQKSNSGRRVYTQRHLDIILRMKYLIQKKGLSIENARNRIIAESAKFSENAASLEQIHSIRKSLSELYLKLQETKLNEK; from the coding sequence ATGGCACAATTTACGATTGGTCAAATTGAAAAACTGACAGGCGTAAAGGCTCATGTCCTCAGATACTGGGAAGAAGTTGTTCCGGCAATTGCTCCTCAAAAAAGTAATTCCGGACGGCGTGTCTATACTCAGCGTCATCTTGATATTATTCTTCGGATGAAATACTTGATTCAGAAAAAAGGTCTTTCGATTGAAAATGCAAGAAACAGGATTATTGCAGAAAGTGCGAAGTTTTCAGAAAATGCTGCATCACTGGAACAAATTCATTCAATCAGAAAATCTTTAAGTGAGTTGTATCTGAAACTTCAGGAGACAAAATTAAATGAAAAATGA
- a CDS encoding AAA family ATPase: protein MKPIKLKMTGFESYCKPVEIDFEKAGKNGLFLICGPTGSGKTTIFDAITYALYGEPSGDTRKESMLRSTLADETIPTEVEFTFEINSKRYTVKRNPKYTRKAKVGNKTVTENANAELIFHDGRESIVQSSKVTAAVENILKLVKKDFCQISMIAQGAFQKFLLAPTEDKKTIFREIFKTSKYQQLEEKLDENAKLLEAQCRDAYTSICHYISLMDVYENEVLQQQLETIKQKKIPEENDITILKEILNDNSVKLELNEKEIKKTNSALNKINEKVTRANEKRKIIEQKNNLEKESLSIKEKINGAQKILENALSLETEKNKHTEELTLIKNSLADYSTLEESEKTISSLNKKNAELQKSITSITKKITEQKIELEEKNKQLPLLEKAGENYISIKNKLEESSTDFDKLDSLLKKIKLFTDEKKELSSWQEKSKAASEEYKKTNTLYIEKKQLFFMEQAGILAQDLSENTPCPVCGSLTHPSPAKKSGHAPTKEELDIFEKDAEDASKTFISISKKASEMNASILNEEKNIYESAGQFFSDEEIKSEELELTVTEKKAELKQTITSLRQELLIEKENAEKKNKLQEEIPALRNSIQNAEAELSELKINEGKTKTELQEKQSFIETLKSKLSFDSKAEAENQLNKLSSLITQIEKKITEAKETKEILEKKDAEISGQLNQSRQLLDSFKDIDEGKILKQQEELQEKNEQLERIHNTLLPVYSTCKNSIASIEKTFSEISKIENRRRMVSDLASIANGAVSANGKVRLETYVQAAFFDRIIARANRRFLAMSSKQFELIRDISVENRRSQIGLDLNVIDHHNGSIRAVSTLSGGEQFQASLSLALGLSDEIQESSGGGGIHLDSMFIDEGFGSLDSATLDKAMTSLSGLTANDKIIGIISHVEELKNKIDSKIIVSKDINGNSSVIIEN from the coding sequence ATGAAACCTATAAAACTTAAAATGACAGGCTTTGAATCGTACTGCAAGCCGGTGGAAATTGACTTTGAAAAAGCCGGGAAAAACGGTCTCTTCCTTATTTGCGGTCCAACCGGAAGCGGAAAAACAACTATCTTTGACGCAATTACCTATGCTCTTTACGGCGAACCAAGCGGTGACACAAGAAAAGAAAGCATGCTTCGCTCTACACTTGCAGATGAGACAATCCCGACAGAAGTTGAATTTACTTTTGAAATAAATTCAAAACGTTATACTGTAAAAAGAAATCCAAAATATACACGCAAAGCAAAAGTTGGTAATAAAACAGTAACTGAGAATGCAAATGCTGAACTTATTTTTCATGACGGAAGAGAAAGCATCGTTCAGAGTTCCAAAGTTACGGCAGCGGTAGAAAATATTTTAAAACTCGTAAAAAAAGATTTCTGTCAGATTTCAATGATTGCACAGGGAGCTTTTCAGAAATTCCTGCTGGCACCGACAGAAGACAAAAAGACTATTTTCAGAGAAATATTTAAAACCTCAAAATATCAGCAGCTGGAAGAAAAACTTGATGAAAATGCAAAACTTCTTGAAGCTCAGTGCAGGGATGCCTACACATCCATATGTCATTACATCAGTCTTATGGATGTATATGAAAATGAAGTCCTTCAGCAGCAGCTTGAAACAATAAAACAAAAAAAGATACCGGAAGAAAACGATATTACGATATTAAAAGAAATTCTAAACGATAATTCAGTTAAGCTTGAATTGAATGAAAAAGAAATTAAAAAAACAAATTCTGCACTGAACAAAATCAACGAAAAAGTAACCCGCGCAAATGAAAAAAGAAAAATCATCGAACAAAAGAATAATCTCGAAAAAGAAAGCCTCAGCATAAAAGAAAAAATAAACGGCGCTCAAAAAATCCTTGAAAACGCACTTTCCCTTGAAACCGAAAAAAATAAGCATACAGAAGAACTGACTCTAATAAAAAATTCCCTTGCGGACTACAGCACGCTTGAAGAATCAGAAAAAACAATCAGCAGCCTGAATAAAAAAAATGCAGAGCTTCAGAAAAGCATAACTTCAATTACAAAAAAAATAACGGAACAAAAAATTGAACTCGAAGAAAAAAACAAACAGCTTCCGCTTTTAGAAAAAGCCGGAGAAAATTATATTTCAATAAAAAACAAACTGGAAGAAAGCTCTACAGATTTTGACAAATTAGATAGCCTGCTGAAAAAAATAAAACTTTTCACTGACGAAAAAAAAGAATTGTCTTCCTGGCAGGAAAAATCAAAAGCTGCTTCCGAAGAATATAAAAAAACAAATACTCTTTACATAGAAAAAAAACAGCTGTTCTTTATGGAACAGGCAGGTATTCTTGCACAGGATCTTTCTGAAAATACTCCGTGTCCGGTATGCGGTTCTTTAACTCATCCGTCTCCTGCAAAAAAATCAGGACATGCACCTACAAAAGAAGAACTGGATATTTTTGAAAAAGATGCCGAAGACGCCAGCAAAACCTTTATTTCCATTTCAAAAAAAGCATCAGAAATGAATGCAAGTATTTTAAATGAAGAAAAAAACATTTATGAAAGTGCAGGACAATTTTTTTCTGACGAGGAAATAAAAAGCGAAGAACTGGAATTAACTGTAACGGAGAAAAAAGCTGAATTAAAACAGACAATAACTTCACTGCGTCAGGAACTTCTAATTGAAAAAGAAAACGCTGAAAAGAAAAACAAACTTCAGGAAGAAATACCTGCATTAAGAAATTCCATACAGAACGCAGAAGCAGAACTTTCAGAATTAAAAATTAATGAAGGTAAAACAAAAACAGAACTTCAGGAAAAACAGAGTTTCATTGAAACACTCAAATCAAAGCTTTCATTTGATTCAAAAGCAGAAGCAGAAAACCAGCTGAATAAACTTTCCAGCCTTATTACTCAAATTGAAAAAAAGATAACTGAGGCAAAAGAAACAAAAGAAATTCTTGAAAAAAAAGATGCAGAAATTTCAGGACAGCTTAACCAGAGCAGACAGTTATTGGATTCCTTTAAAGATATTGATGAAGGTAAAATTTTGAAACAGCAGGAAGAACTGCAAGAAAAAAATGAACAGCTTGAGAGAATTCACAATACATTACTGCCGGTATACTCTACATGCAAAAACAGTATTGCCAGTATAGAAAAAACATTCTCAGAAATTTCTAAAATAGAAAACAGACGAAGAATGGTAAGTGACCTGGCTTCAATTGCAAATGGTGCTGTTTCTGCAAACGGAAAAGTAAGGCTTGAAACTTATGTACAGGCCGCTTTCTTTGACAGAATAATAGCAAGAGCCAACAGACGGTTCCTTGCCATGTCATCAAAACAGTTTGAGCTTATTAGAGATATTTCTGTAGAAAACCGCCGCAGTCAGATAGGATTAGATTTAAATGTAATCGATCATCACAATGGAAGCATCCGGGCTGTAAGCACGCTTTCAGGAGGAGAACAGTTTCAGGCTTCATTATCCCTTGCCCTCGGGCTTTCTGACGAAATACAGGAGTCTTCTGGAGGCGGTGGAATTCATTTAGATTCCATGTTCATAGACGAAGGTTTCGGAAGTCTTGATTCTGCAACACTTGATAAGGCAATGACTTCCCTCTCCGGTCTTACGGCAAATGACAAAATCATCGGAATCATTTCTCATGTCGAGGAACTGAAAAACAAAATTGACAGTAAAATAATTGTTAGCAAAGATATAAACGGAAACAGTTCAGTTATAATTGAAAACTAA
- a CDS encoding exonuclease SbcCD subunit D yields MKLIHTSDLHLGISLYGYSLIEDQKYILDQIIQIAEDEKTDGIIIAGDVYDKSIPSVEAIKLFENFLKEAAERKIKVFIISGNHDSAERLTFGSEFMKSSGIYFSDSFCGSVKSVQLKDSFGNVNLWLLPFIRPQNVRPYFSDREIPDYNTAVKTVIDSMGINGTERNILVTHQNVTNAIRCDSEELIFGGLDNINSDIFSDFDYVALGHIHSPQHIQKESVRYCGTPLKYSASEINQKKSVTVIELKEKSNLSIRTRELQPLHDMRQIKDSFDSIIKNASVDTKDHEDYINIVLTDETDIPDAMSRLRQVYPRTLQIEYDNYRTQHITDSIKMSSVKKMNPEEVFKAFYYDRTESELTEEQTEYLKTVIEEIWSNEE; encoded by the coding sequence TTGAAACTTATCCATACATCAGATTTACACTTAGGGATTTCACTTTACGGCTATTCACTTATAGAAGACCAGAAATACATTCTTGACCAGATTATTCAGATTGCAGAGGACGAAAAAACCGATGGAATAATAATAGCAGGAGACGTTTACGATAAATCAATTCCATCAGTTGAAGCTATAAAACTTTTTGAAAATTTTCTGAAAGAAGCAGCAGAACGTAAAATAAAGGTCTTTATTATCAGCGGAAATCATGACAGCGCGGAACGGCTTACCTTCGGTTCTGAATTTATGAAAAGCAGCGGGATTTATTTCAGTGACAGCTTCTGCGGTTCGGTAAAATCCGTGCAGTTAAAAGACAGTTTCGGAAATGTAAACCTCTGGCTTCTTCCCTTCATAAGGCCTCAGAATGTACGTCCATACTTCAGCGACAGAGAAATTCCTGATTACAATACCGCTGTAAAAACAGTCATCGATTCTATGGGAATCAACGGTACTGAACGCAATATTCTTGTAACGCACCAGAATGTTACAAATGCAATAAGATGCGACTCAGAAGAACTTATCTTCGGCGGACTTGATAATATAAATTCAGATATTTTTTCTGACTTTGATTATGTTGCTTTAGGACATATTCATTCACCACAGCACATTCAGAAAGAATCCGTAAGATATTGCGGAACACCATTAAAATATTCCGCATCAGAAATCAATCAAAAAAAATCCGTTACTGTTATTGAACTTAAGGAAAAATCAAACCTGAGCATCAGAACAAGAGAACTTCAGCCCTTACATGACATGCGTCAGATTAAAGACAGTTTTGATTCAATAATAAAAAATGCATCAGTTGATACAAAGGATCATGAAGATTACATCAACATTGTTCTTACGGATGAAACAGATATTCCTGATGCCATGTCCCGATTAAGGCAGGTTTATCCGCGTACTCTTCAAATCGAATACGACAACTACAGAACACAGCACATTACAGATTCCATTAAAATGAGCAGCGTAAAAAAAATGAATCCTGAAGAAGTTTTCAAAGCTTTTTATTATGACAGAACGGAATCAGAACTCACCGAAGAACAGACAGAATATTTAAAAACTGTTATCGAAGAAATCTGGAGCAATGAAGAATGA
- a CDS encoding small ribosomal subunit Rsm22 family protein, whose product MKNDEEVELKWWEVKQGMTPYLKKKALEKKANKHAARKAAKSAEKPETPAEKEKPKVKYFSSQKKVEKTGSLFDVKNIPSDAAELLEKFDSVISSTHPLNSKQRAQLPGLIRTLSHKLTDERGDRRVGYMNSPEFLMAYVHYFMQWNLVRLTRLFANLSPDFFKLKDGDVCLDAGSGPLTLVTALFLARPELRKLKLTWYCMDISQGALSIGENIFLSVAAALQCEGWNIIRVKGEFGASLKEKVSLVASANMFNEVVQDFEMPPDYLAKKYAEKILLYAKEDCGVLLVEPGFPKAARFISLLRDAFLRRKCIMYAPCTHCEECPMDGKAGGKWCNFAFSTEDAPKKLRVLSEKASLPKERAVLTFIACRREEELKKNENPSDLKDLRFRIASDPIRLPKNRTGYYACSSEGLLLVQSARPLLSGEEFKIPYPKKEFHEDWKSGAKIIYLD is encoded by the coding sequence ATGAAAAATGATGAAGAAGTCGAGCTTAAATGGTGGGAAGTAAAGCAGGGAATGACCCCGTATTTAAAGAAGAAAGCTCTTGAAAAAAAAGCAAATAAACATGCGGCAAGAAAAGCTGCAAAGTCGGCTGAAAAACCAGAAACTCCTGCAGAAAAAGAAAAGCCGAAGGTAAAATATTTTTCATCTCAGAAGAAAGTTGAAAAAACAGGTTCATTGTTTGATGTAAAGAACATTCCGTCAGATGCAGCTGAACTGCTTGAAAAATTCGATTCAGTGATTTCATCGACACATCCATTAAATTCAAAACAGCGGGCTCAGCTTCCGGGTTTGATAAGAACCCTCAGTCATAAACTTACGGATGAACGCGGAGACAGAAGGGTCGGTTACATGAACAGCCCGGAATTCTTAATGGCATATGTTCATTATTTCATGCAGTGGAATCTCGTCCGCCTGACAAGACTTTTTGCAAATTTAAGTCCTGACTTTTTTAAATTAAAGGATGGAGATGTGTGTTTAGATGCAGGTTCCGGTCCTCTTACTCTGGTAACGGCTCTTTTTCTTGCAAGACCAGAATTAAGAAAACTTAAGCTTACCTGGTACTGCATGGATATTTCTCAGGGAGCACTTTCCATCGGAGAAAATATTTTTCTTTCAGTTGCTGCAGCCCTTCAGTGTGAAGGCTGGAACATCATTCGTGTAAAAGGTGAATTCGGAGCTTCTTTAAAAGAAAAAGTTTCTCTTGTTGCCAGTGCAAATATGTTTAATGAAGTTGTTCAGGATTTTGAAATGCCTCCTGATTATCTTGCAAAAAAATATGCGGAAAAAATACTTTTATATGCTAAGGAAGACTGCGGCGTTCTTCTTGTTGAGCCGGGGTTTCCTAAGGCAGCCCGTTTTATCTCGCTGCTGAGGGATGCATTTTTAAGGCGGAAGTGTATTATGTATGCGCCATGTACTCATTGTGAGGAATGTCCTATGGACGGAAAAGCAGGTGGAAAATGGTGCAATTTCGCATTCAGTACGGAAGATGCGCCAAAAAAACTTCGTGTTTTATCAGAAAAAGCTTCCCTTCCAAAAGAAAGGGCTGTCCTTACCTTCATTGCCTGCCGTCGTGAAGAAGAATTAAAGAAAAATGAGAATCCCTCAGATCTGAAAGATTTGAGATTCAGGATTGCCAGTGATCCAATTCGTCTTCCTAAAAACAGGACGGGCTACTATGCCTGTTCTTCAGAAGGTCTGCTTCTTGTTCAAAGTGCACGCCCCCTTCTTTCTGGAGAAGAGTTTAAAATTCCATATCCGAAAAAGGAATTTCACGAAGACTGGAAGAGCGGTGCAAAAATAATCTATCTTGATTAG
- the ptsP gene encoding phosphoenolpyruvate--protein phosphotransferase: MNVLLGISASGGIGIGNAFVLPETPERVIYKNRISDEEVEYEWSRFESACIKVKESIEKSLSGLSQEDLNRVILETYLLMLADPVFLQEVKASFEKNKYNIEYTISQKVDEYADRLRNSGNDYLAERAGDIEDVFGQVLDILLDYHPFNIELVPENAVIVGRNMKTSDTVILNKRKIAGLALIEGGSSSHVAILARTYGIPAVVGLDGITSQVETGQQIIVDGNLGEVVVAPDSATLMQSQSKIVAEQKRVERLKEFRNKPAMTEDGVIFKLYANIGTPEEAEIALEEGADGIGLFRTEFLFMDSMKANGNKNASYSNSVSEEVQFQAYKRVLEIMGDKPVTIRTLDSGGDKDIGSKEIPSNVEKNPLMGLRAIRHSLFYPQVFRTQLRALYRASVYGNMRIMLPLITDVSQVDTVLGIIKGVQYSLKEDNIPFRADVPVGIMIETAAAAICADCFATHCDFFSLGTNDLTQYTIGIDRENPSVAPYYNEFNLAVLRLIKMTIDAAKHEKIPVSICGEMAGKKESVIILAGLGIRELSMAPKQISVIKEILSQFSIEELENLSSNSIF; encoded by the coding sequence ATGAATGTTTTACTTGGAATTTCTGCTTCTGGCGGAATTGGAATAGGAAATGCCTTTGTTTTACCGGAAACACCGGAACGTGTAATATATAAAAATAGAATTTCTGATGAAGAAGTTGAATATGAATGGTCCCGTTTTGAATCTGCCTGTATAAAAGTAAAGGAATCTATAGAAAAATCTCTTTCCGGCCTTTCTCAGGAAGATTTGAACCGCGTTATTCTTGAGACGTACCTCCTTATGCTGGCAGATCCGGTATTTTTACAGGAAGTAAAAGCTTCTTTTGAAAAGAATAAGTATAATATTGAATATACCATCAGCCAGAAGGTTGATGAATATGCGGACCGCTTGAGAAACAGCGGCAATGATTATCTTGCAGAACGGGCTGGAGACATAGAAGACGTATTTGGCCAGGTTCTTGATATTCTTTTGGATTATCATCCTTTCAACATAGAACTGGTTCCGGAAAATGCAGTCATTGTCGGCCGTAACATGAAGACTTCGGATACAGTCATTCTTAATAAAAGAAAAATTGCAGGACTTGCACTTATAGAAGGCGGAAGTTCCAGCCATGTTGCCATACTTGCACGCACTTATGGAATTCCTGCAGTTGTAGGTCTTGATGGCATTACTTCTCAGGTAGAGACAGGGCAGCAGATTATAGTAGACGGTAATCTTGGTGAAGTTGTTGTTGCTCCTGATTCGGCAACCCTCATGCAGTCTCAGTCAAAAATTGTCGCAGAACAGAAACGTGTGGAACGCTTAAAGGAATTTAGAAATAAGCCGGCCATGACGGAAGACGGCGTTATCTTTAAGCTTTATGCAAATATCGGTACGCCTGAAGAAGCCGAGATTGCTCTTGAAGAAGGTGCAGACGGAATCGGTCTTTTCAGGACGGAATTCCTGTTTATGGATTCCATGAAAGCAAATGGAAATAAAAATGCATCTTACAGTAATTCCGTAAGTGAAGAAGTGCAGTTTCAGGCATATAAAAGAGTTCTTGAAATTATGGGAGATAAGCCTGTTACAATCAGAACCCTTGATTCCGGTGGAGATAAAGACATCGGTTCAAAAGAAATACCGTCGAATGTAGAAAAAAATCCTCTTATGGGACTTCGTGCAATCCGGCATTCGCTTTTTTATCCACAGGTTTTCAGAACTCAGCTCAGGGCACTGTATCGTGCAAGTGTATATGGAAACATGCGCATCATGCTTCCGTTGATTACAGATGTTTCTCAGGTTGATACTGTTCTCGGAATAATAAAAGGAGTTCAGTACAGTTTGAAAGAAGATAATATTCCTTTCAGGGCAGATGTTCCTGTGGGAATTATGATTGAAACTGCTGCCGCTGCAATATGTGCAGACTGCTTTGCAACTCATTGTGATTTCTTTTCTCTCGGAACTAATGATCTTACCCAGTATACAATAGGAATTGATAGAGAAAATCCTTCCGTTGCTCCTTATTATAATGAATTCAATCTTGCTGTTCTCCGTCTTATAAAGATGACAATAGATGCTGCAAAACATGAAAAGATACCTGTTTCTATTTGTGGAGAAATGGCAGGAAAAAAAGAGAGCGTTATAATCCTTGCAGGTCTCGGAATCAGGGAATTAAGTATGGCTCCAAAACAGATTTCTGTCATAAAGGAAATTCTTTCGCAGTTTTCAATTGAAGAATTAGAAAATCTTTCTTCTAATTCAATTTTTTAG